The Devosia sp. YIM 151766 genome includes a region encoding these proteins:
- a CDS encoding putative quinol monooxygenase: MYGLIGRMMAAPGQREALLTVMQEGQVPMAGCLSYVLARDPGSEDGIWITEVWDSKQSHAASLHIPEVRETISRARPMIASFAEQFETEPVGGVGI, translated from the coding sequence ATGTATGGATTGATCGGTCGGATGATGGCGGCGCCGGGCCAGCGCGAAGCGTTGCTGACGGTGATGCAGGAGGGGCAGGTGCCGATGGCGGGCTGCCTGAGCTATGTGCTGGCGCGCGATCCGGGGAGCGAAGACGGCATCTGGATTACCGAAGTGTGGGACAGCAAGCAGAGCCATGCGGCCTCGCTGCACATCCCCGAAGTGCGCGAGACCATCAGCCGCGCCAGGCCGATGATCGCCAGCTTCGCGGAGCAATTCGAAACCGAGCCGGTGGGCGGCGTGGGGATTTAG
- a CDS encoding outer membrane protein assembly factor BamD translates to MKLVVFSQFSSRAARIAAIGLVAAALAGCSLFSPPKVREEPIVPAASLYQGALDDMDRQYYQTAIKKLEQLERQHPRDALTEQGKLMLVYANYRSGKLDEAILAADRFLALYPNGKDVPYVLWLKGTAYFAQIKDITRDQQLSRDAIDTYQLLINNYPKSEHAIDAKEKLLVAFDQLAGKEMSVGRYYLGNGQYAAAINRFREVVEKWQTSTHVEEALYRLTESYLLLGLTNEAMSAAAVLGHNYPSSDWYKRGFELLGKQGLAPQLNSGSWLASHRR, encoded by the coding sequence GTGAAACTTGTCGTTTTCAGCCAGTTTTCCAGCCGGGCCGCCCGGATCGCCGCCATCGGGCTCGTCGCCGCGGCGCTTGCCGGCTGTAGCCTGTTCAGCCCGCCCAAGGTCAGGGAAGAGCCCATCGTGCCGGCCGCCTCGCTCTATCAGGGCGCGCTGGACGACATGGATCGCCAATATTACCAGACCGCGATCAAGAAGCTGGAACAGCTCGAACGCCAGCATCCGCGCGATGCGCTGACCGAGCAGGGCAAGCTGATGCTGGTCTATGCGAATTATCGCAGCGGCAAGCTGGACGAGGCGATTCTGGCCGCCGACCGGTTCCTGGCGCTCTATCCCAATGGCAAGGACGTGCCTTACGTTCTCTGGCTCAAGGGCACCGCCTATTTCGCCCAGATCAAGGACATCACCCGCGACCAGCAATTGTCGCGCGATGCCATCGACACCTATCAATTGCTCATCAACAATTATCCCAAATCCGAACACGCCATCGACGCCAAGGAAAAACTGCTGGTCGCCTTCGACCAATTGGCCGGCAAGGAAATGTCGGTGGGACGCTATTATCTGGGCAATGGCCAATATGCCGCCGCGATCAACCGCTTCCGCGAGGTGGTGGAAAAGTGGCAGACATCGACTCATGTCGAGGAAGCGCTGTATCGCCTGACGGAAAGCTATCTGCTGCTGGGCCTCACGAATGAGGCGATGTCGGCGGCGGCCGTGCTGGGCCACAATTACCCGTCCAGCGATTGGTACAAGCGCGGCTTCGAGCTGCTGGGCAAGCAGGGCCTGGCGCCGCAGCTGAATTCCGGCAGCTGGCTGGCGTCGCATAGGCGCTAA
- a CDS encoding 50S ribosomal protein L11 methyltransferase: MSVDQLSVSLTKEQAYALVDAVSERDDLALTASAHENEETGEWVFEATCDSPPDLEAFSELARQVLGGDVAFSVEPIDPEVNWVAKSLEGLAPVIAGGFYVYGSHSSDPVPQGLTPIKIEAAQAFGTGHHQTTTGCLEAIEMVLRKRTPGRMIDIGTGTGVLAIALAKRIHAKILATDIDPIAVATTIENARDNGVGDQIDALEAIGLDHAEIATRAPFDLIVANILAGPLTEMAPGIGQVAQPGAHAILSGILNIQADGVIAAYDSAGFALEDHLKRQEWTTLVLRKR, from the coding sequence ATGTCCGTCGACCAGCTCTCCGTCTCGCTCACCAAGGAACAGGCCTATGCCCTGGTCGACGCCGTCTCCGAGCGCGACGATCTGGCATTGACCGCTTCGGCGCATGAAAACGAGGAGACGGGCGAATGGGTGTTCGAGGCCACTTGCGACAGCCCGCCCGACCTTGAAGCCTTTTCCGAACTGGCGCGGCAAGTGCTCGGTGGCGATGTCGCTTTTTCCGTCGAGCCCATTGATCCCGAGGTCAACTGGGTTGCCAAGTCGCTCGAAGGGCTCGCCCCGGTAATCGCCGGCGGCTTCTATGTCTATGGCAGCCATTCCAGCGATCCGGTCCCCCAAGGCCTGACCCCGATAAAGATCGAGGCGGCGCAAGCCTTCGGCACCGGCCACCACCAAACCACCACGGGCTGCCTCGAAGCCATCGAGATGGTTCTGCGCAAGCGCACCCCCGGCCGCATGATCGATATCGGCACCGGAACCGGCGTTCTCGCCATTGCCCTTGCCAAGCGCATTCACGCCAAAATCCTCGCGACCGATATCGACCCGATCGCGGTCGCGACGACCATTGAAAATGCGCGGGACAATGGCGTCGGCGATCAGATCGACGCCCTCGAAGCAATCGGCCTTGATCATGCCGAAATCGCCACGCGCGCGCCCTTCGACCTGATTGTCGCCAATATTCTCGCCGGCCCGCTGACCGAGATGGCGCCCGGCATCGGCCAGGTCGCACAGCCCGGCGCCCATGCCATCCTGTCCGGCATTCTCAATATTCAGGCCGATGGCGTCATCGCCGCCTATGATTCCGCCGGCTTCGCCCTGGAAGATCACCTCAAGCGCCAGGAATGGACCACTCTGGTCCTGCGGAAACGCTGA
- a CDS encoding aminopeptidase P family protein: protein MTSSPFPPTRFQSFDEKTDPGQVAPRLAALRVAMKQAGFDAFLIPRADAHRGESVPASEARLAYVTGFTGSAGLAVIGSEKAGLFVDSRYTLQAPAQTDTGKIDVHEVNQGGISPDVKLYVPKGGRLAYDPWLHTPGEVRDLAEKLAGHAEIVPHANLVDAIWSDRPAPPVSPIEFLGHNRAGRTAADKIAYLHDVLAAEPADAAVLTLPESICWLFNMRGRDVPNTPFVLGFAIVPESGLPTLYLDEAKITPDLTRALDGIATIAPSATLAEALEKLGSDKRAVIVDPQSAPAAVADILRQAGAEVVEKRDPVLGPKSRKNDAELAGMREAHRLDGVALAKFLCWFDAEAPKGELTEIGIVTALEACRREEETCIDASFDTISGAGPNGAIVHYRVTDKTDRRLNAGELMLVDSGAQYLSGTTDITRTLYTGSATPEQKDRYTRVLKGMIAISTARFPRGTTGAQIDVLARQYLWQKGITYNHGTGHGVGAFLGVHEGPVGIAPRYTLPLEAGNILSNEPGYYKTGEYGIRIENLLVVRDAEDFPGYLDFETLTLAPIDTRLIEPGLLTADERDWLNDFHARVWTEIGPLLQSKAKDWLKHATAAI, encoded by the coding sequence ATGACCTCCTCTCCTTTCCCCCCCACCAGGTTCCAGTCATTCGACGAAAAGACCGATCCCGGTCAGGTCGCGCCCCGCCTGGCGGCGCTCCGCGTCGCCATGAAACAAGCCGGCTTCGACGCTTTCCTCATCCCCCGCGCCGATGCGCATCGGGGCGAATCCGTTCCCGCGAGCGAGGCGCGCCTGGCCTATGTCACCGGTTTCACCGGCTCGGCCGGGCTCGCCGTGATCGGATCGGAGAAGGCTGGGCTGTTTGTCGACAGCCGCTATACCTTGCAGGCCCCGGCCCAGACCGATACCGGCAAGATCGATGTGCATGAAGTCAATCAGGGCGGCATCAGCCCGGACGTGAAGCTTTATGTCCCCAAGGGCGGCCGGCTCGCCTATGATCCCTGGCTGCATACCCCGGGCGAGGTGCGCGACCTCGCCGAAAAACTGGCTGGTCATGCCGAAATCGTGCCCCATGCCAATCTGGTCGACGCGATCTGGAGCGACCGCCCGGCGCCGCCGGTCAGCCCCATCGAATTTCTCGGCCACAATCGCGCCGGGCGCACGGCCGCGGACAAGATCGCCTATCTCCATGACGTGCTCGCCGCCGAACCGGCCGACGCCGCCGTGCTGACCCTGCCGGAATCGATTTGCTGGCTGTTCAATATGCGCGGCCGCGATGTGCCCAACACCCCCTTCGTCCTGGGCTTCGCCATCGTGCCGGAATCCGGCCTGCCCACGCTCTATCTCGATGAAGCCAAGATCACGCCCGACCTGACCCGCGCGCTGGACGGCATCGCCACGATCGCCCCGAGCGCCACCCTGGCGGAGGCGCTGGAAAAGCTGGGATCGGACAAGCGGGCCGTCATCGTCGACCCGCAATCCGCTCCTGCCGCCGTCGCCGATATTCTGCGCCAAGCCGGCGCCGAAGTGGTTGAAAAGCGCGATCCCGTTCTCGGTCCCAAATCGCGCAAGAACGACGCCGAACTGGCCGGCATGCGCGAGGCGCACCGGCTGGATGGCGTCGCGCTGGCCAAATTCCTCTGCTGGTTCGATGCGGAAGCGCCCAAGGGCGAGTTGACCGAAATCGGCATCGTCACCGCGCTCGAAGCCTGCCGCCGCGAGGAAGAAACCTGCATCGATGCCAGTTTCGACACCATTTCCGGCGCCGGCCCCAACGGCGCTATCGTTCATTACCGGGTGACCGACAAGACCGACCGCCGGCTCAATGCCGGCGAACTCATGCTGGTCGATAGTGGCGCGCAATATCTGTCGGGCACCACCGACATCACCCGCACCCTCTATACCGGCTCGGCGACGCCGGAACAGAAGGACCGCTATACCCGCGTGCTCAAGGGCATGATCGCCATTTCCACCGCCCGCTTTCCCCGGGGCACGACCGGCGCGCAGATCGACGTGCTGGCGCGGCAATATCTCTGGCAGAAGGGCATCACCTATAATCACGGCACCGGCCATGGCGTCGGCGCCTTTCTCGGCGTGCATGAAGGCCCGGTGGGCATCGCCCCGCGCTACACCCTGCCCCTGGAGGCCGGCAATATCCTGTCCAACGAACCGGGCTATTACAAAACCGGCGAATACGGCATCCGCATCGAGAACCTGCTCGTGGTCCGGGACGCCGAAGACTTCCCCGGCTATCTGGATTTCGAAACCCTCACCCTGGCACCCATCGATACGCGGCTGATCGAGCCCGGCCTGCTCACCGCCGACGAACGCGACTGGCTCAACGATTTCCACGCCCGCGTGTGGACCGAGATCGGCCCGCTGCTGCAAAGCAAGGCCAAGGATTGGCTTAAGCACGCCACCGCCGCCATCTGA
- the recN gene encoding DNA repair protein RecN yields the protein MLNALSVRNIVLIDQLDLALGAGMTVLTGETGAGKSILLDALALALGGRGDASLVRLGQDSGQVVAVLELAPGHPARTLLRDNAIPDDEDVILRRVQFADGRTRAFINDQPVSASLLQKVGSQIIEIHGQHDERALVDVATHRAALDAFGELNAEGAMVRENWAALVEAQQAVEEQRALVAEAVAAEDYARHTVEELEKLRPAAGEEDELAARRQQLQQAEKAASDVAEIDDILNGANAPSPALASLLRRLVRKVDGEASLFQPIVDALDASLVALDRTNDALEDVKREMAFDPGELEAVEERLFALRAAARKHQTSCDGLADVLEKYRGDLDTLQSGESRLKALEAEEAAARARYREAADMLSAGRKKAAKALSRAVEAELPDLKLGAARFIVDHQVDGERVAAAGLDQIAFHVQTNPGTAAGPLLKVASGGELSRFLLALKVVLADRGSAPVLIFDEIDTGVGGAVADAIGRRLARLASGVQVLTVTHAPQVAARADRHLLIEKQMVNEGAFMRTHVQPLDKNARQEEVARMLAGAEISNEARAAAKKLLSALG from the coding sequence ATGCTCAACGCGCTGTCGGTCCGCAATATCGTTCTTATCGACCAGCTCGACCTGGCGCTGGGCGCGGGCATGACGGTGCTGACCGGCGAGACCGGGGCCGGCAAGTCCATTCTGCTGGATGCGCTGGCGCTGGCGCTGGGCGGGCGCGGCGATGCCTCGCTGGTGCGGCTGGGGCAGGATAGCGGCCAGGTGGTTGCGGTGCTGGAACTGGCGCCCGGCCATCCGGCGCGGACGCTGTTGCGCGACAATGCGATTCCCGACGATGAAGACGTCATCCTGCGGCGGGTGCAATTCGCCGATGGGCGCACCCGCGCCTTCATCAATGACCAGCCGGTTTCCGCCTCGCTGCTCCAGAAGGTGGGCAGCCAGATCATCGAAATTCATGGCCAGCACGACGAGCGGGCGCTGGTGGATGTGGCGACGCACCGCGCCGCATTGGATGCCTTCGGCGAGTTGAATGCCGAAGGCGCCATGGTGCGCGAAAACTGGGCAGCGCTGGTCGAGGCGCAACAGGCGGTCGAGGAGCAGCGGGCGCTGGTGGCGGAAGCCGTGGCGGCCGAGGATTATGCGCGCCATACGGTGGAGGAGCTGGAAAAGCTCAGGCCGGCAGCCGGCGAGGAGGACGAATTGGCCGCGCGGCGGCAGCAATTGCAGCAGGCCGAAAAGGCTGCGTCGGATGTGGCCGAAATCGATGACATCCTCAACGGCGCCAATGCGCCGTCGCCGGCCCTGGCATCTTTGCTGCGCCGGCTGGTGCGCAAGGTCGATGGCGAAGCCAGCCTGTTTCAGCCGATCGTCGACGCGCTGGACGCCTCGCTGGTGGCGCTGGACCGGACGAATGACGCGCTCGAAGACGTGAAGCGGGAAATGGCGTTCGATCCCGGGGAATTGGAGGCGGTCGAAGAGCGGCTCTTCGCCTTGCGGGCGGCGGCGCGCAAGCATCAGACGTCTTGCGACGGGCTGGCCGACGTGCTGGAGAAGTATCGGGGCGATCTCGACACCTTGCAGAGCGGGGAAAGCCGGCTCAAGGCGCTGGAAGCCGAAGAGGCGGCGGCGCGGGCGCGTTATCGCGAGGCGGCCGATATGCTGAGCGCCGGGCGCAAAAAGGCGGCCAAGGCGCTGAGCAGGGCAGTGGAAGCCGAATTGCCCGATCTCAAGCTGGGGGCGGCCAGGTTCATCGTCGATCACCAGGTCGATGGCGAGCGTGTCGCGGCGGCGGGCCTGGACCAGATCGCCTTTCATGTGCAGACCAATCCGGGGACGGCAGCCGGGCCGCTGCTCAAGGTGGCGTCGGGCGGTGAATTGAGCCGGTTCCTCTTGGCGCTCAAAGTGGTGCTGGCCGATCGCGGTTCGGCGCCGGTGCTGATCTTCGACGAAATCGACACCGGGGTCGGCGGCGCGGTGGCCGATGCGATCGGGCGGCGATTGGCGCGGCTGGCCAGTGGGGTGCAGGTGCTCACGGTGACCCACGCCCCACAGGTCGCGGCGCGGGCCGACCGGCACCTGCTCATCGAAAAGCAGATGGTGAATGAGGGGGCGTTCATGCGCACCCATGTCCAGCCGCTGGACAAGAATGCGCGGCAGGAGGAGGTGGCGCGCATGCTGGCCGGGGCGGAGATTTCCAATGAAGCGCGCGCTGCCGCCAAGAAATTGCTGAGCGCATTGGGATAG
- a CDS encoding UvrD-helicase domain-containing protein — translation MAEPAPLSRPQGGPITSQLHRREPDYLSGLNPEQREAVLTTDGPLLVLAGAGTGKTRVLTTRIAHILTQRLARGSEILSVTFTNRAAREMKERIANLVGASVEGMPWLGTFHSISARILRRHAELVDLKPAFTILDTDDQIRLIKQLLEAENIDEKRWPARQFAGMLDAWKNRGWLPKDVPAAESGYFANGKGGKLYHDYQARLKTLNAADFGDLLLECIRLFRENPEVLAEYHRRFKYMLVDEYQDSNVAQYLWLRLLAQGKPASAANICVVGDDDQSIYGWRGAEVDNILRFESDFPGAKVIKLERNYRSTANILKAASTLIAFNEGRLGKTLHTDMAEGGEKVTLTSVWDSEEEARHIGEEIEQYQRRGEQLNSIAILVRASFQMREFEERFITLGLNYRVIGGPRFYERKEIRDALAYLRLVAQPADDLAFERIVNVPKRGLGDSTVKILLETARHLNVPLLAATRTLIETEELKPKQRTTLRELVMQFDHWAQRLDGMHHWEVAEQILDESGYTGMWQADKSPDSPGRLENLKELIRSMEEFETLGGFLEHISLVMDRDSGEAEDAVSIMTLHSAKGLEFDTVFLPGWEEGLFPHQRSLDESGRAGLEEERRLAYVGITRGRKRVRLSVAQNRRIHGLWQSAIPSRFLDELPADVVEVTDTGSSYGGYGYGGGASSRFNKADPFESVYETPGWQRARANQASRKSPGPLTIEGELVARSVDLGGQSSGFALGERVFHLKFGYGKVIQIEGNKLTIDFEKAATKKVLESFIRKA, via the coding sequence ATGGCCGAACCCGCTCCCCTATCCCGCCCCCAAGGCGGGCCGATCACCAGCCAGCTTCACCGGCGCGAGCCGGATTATCTGTCCGGGCTCAATCCCGAGCAGCGCGAAGCCGTGCTGACCACGGACGGGCCGCTCCTGGTGCTGGCCGGCGCCGGCACCGGCAAGACCCGCGTCCTCACCACCCGCATCGCCCATATCCTGACCCAGCGCCTGGCGCGCGGCAGCGAAATCCTGTCGGTGACCTTCACCAATCGCGCGGCGCGCGAGATGAAGGAGCGCATCGCCAATCTGGTCGGCGCTTCGGTCGAAGGCATGCCCTGGCTGGGCACTTTCCACTCCATTTCCGCCCGCATCCTGCGCCGCCACGCCGAATTGGTGGATTTGAAGCCGGCCTTCACCATCCTCGATACCGACGACCAGATCCGGCTGATCAAGCAATTGCTCGAAGCCGAGAATATCGATGAGAAACGCTGGCCGGCGCGGCAATTCGCCGGCATGCTCGACGCCTGGAAGAACCGGGGCTGGCTTCCCAAGGACGTGCCCGCCGCCGAAAGCGGCTATTTCGCCAATGGTAAGGGCGGCAAGCTCTACCACGATTACCAGGCGCGCCTCAAAACCCTCAACGCCGCCGATTTCGGCGATCTGCTGCTCGAATGCATCCGCCTCTTCCGCGAAAATCCGGAAGTGCTGGCCGAATATCACCGCCGCTTCAAATATATGCTGGTGGATGAATACCAGGATAGCAACGTCGCCCAATATCTCTGGCTGCGACTGCTGGCGCAGGGCAAACCCGCTTCCGCAGCCAATATCTGCGTAGTGGGCGACGACGACCAGTCCATCTATGGCTGGCGCGGCGCCGAGGTCGACAATATCCTGCGCTTCGAAAGCGATTTCCCCGGCGCCAAGGTCATCAAGCTGGAGCGCAATTACCGCTCCACCGCCAATATCCTCAAGGCCGCCTCCACCCTCATCGCCTTCAATGAAGGCAGGCTGGGCAAGACGCTGCATACCGACATGGCCGAGGGCGGCGAGAAGGTCACCCTCACCTCGGTCTGGGACAGCGAGGAGGAGGCCCGCCATATCGGCGAGGAAATCGAGCAATATCAGCGCCGGGGCGAGCAACTCAATTCCATCGCCATCCTGGTTCGCGCTTCCTTCCAGATGCGCGAATTCGAAGAGCGCTTCATCACCCTCGGCCTCAATTATCGCGTCATCGGCGGCCCGCGCTTCTACGAGCGCAAGGAAATCCGCGACGCCCTCGCCTATCTCCGCCTCGTCGCCCAGCCCGCCGACGATCTCGCCTTCGAGCGCATCGTCAATGTGCCCAAGCGCGGCCTCGGCGATTCCACCGTGAAAATCCTGCTGGAGACGGCCCGGCACCTCAATGTGCCGCTCCTCGCCGCCACCCGGACGCTGATCGAGACCGAGGAACTCAAGCCCAAGCAACGCACCACCCTGCGCGAACTGGTCATGCAATTCGACCATTGGGCCCAGCGCCTCGACGGCATGCACCATTGGGAAGTCGCCGAGCAGATCCTCGACGAGAGCGGCTATACCGGCATGTGGCAGGCCGACAAGTCACCGGACAGTCCCGGCCGGCTGGAAAACCTCAAGGAACTCATCCGCTCCATGGAGGAATTCGAAACCCTGGGCGGTTTCCTCGAACATATCTCGCTGGTCATGGACCGCGATAGCGGCGAAGCCGAAGACGCCGTCTCCATCATGACCCTGCACTCGGCCAAGGGCCTGGAATTCGACACCGTTTTCTTGCCCGGCTGGGAAGAGGGCCTTTTTCCCCATCAGCGCTCGCTGGACGAAAGCGGCCGCGCCGGACTGGAGGAAGAACGGCGCCTCGCCTATGTCGGCATCACCAGGGGCCGCAAGCGCGTGCGCCTCTCCGTCGCCCAGAACCGCCGCATTCACGGCCTTTGGCAATCGGCCATCCCCTCGCGCTTCCTTGACGAATTGCCCGCCGACGTGGTGGAGGTGACCGATACCGGCTCCTCCTATGGCGGTTATGGCTATGGCGGCGGCGCCAGCAGTCGCTTCAACAAGGCCGATCCGTTCGAAAGCGTCTATGAAACCCCCGGCTGGCAACGCGCCCGCGCCAACCAGGCCAGCCGCAAGAGCCCCGGCCCCCTGACCATCGAAGGCGAACTCGTCGCCCGCTCCGTCGATCTCGGCGGCCAGTCGAGCGGATTCGCCCTGGGCGAACGCGTCTTCCACCTCAAATTCGGTTATGGCAAAGTCATCCAGATCGAAGGCAACAAGCTGACCATCGACTTCGAAAAGGCCGCCACGAAAAAGGTGCTGGAGAGCTTTATCAGGAAGGCGTGA
- the ligA gene encoding NAD-dependent DNA ligase LigA, which translates to MPQKDVVDLSEDEARIELERLAAAIAAADIAYHQNDAPEISDAEYDALKQRNDALEEAFPELVRADSPKGKVGAAPAEGFAKVRHGAPMLSLAKAYSDQDVVDFIERGRRFFERDKDLELAFTAEPKIDGLSASLRYENGIFVRGATRGDGTVGEDITANLRTIEDIPERLAGSGWPEVIEIRGEVYMTYAEFQALKQRSAAIGGQDYVNPRNTAAGSLRQKDPSITASRNLKFFAYAWGLASSEPADSQFGAVQKFAEWGFKVSPLMVRAASADELIAHYRNIEAQRASLGYDIDGVVYKVDRIELQKRWGYVTGEPRWAIAHKFPAEQATSVVRAIDIQVGRTGTLAPVARLEPVTVGGVVVENVTLHNEDYIKGVDSKGEPIREGIDIRIGDSVVVQRAGDVIPQIVRVVLDKRPEGAVPYEFPQTCPVCGSPATREINPKTGKEDSRRRCTGELICPAQAVEGLRHFVSRGALDIEGLGAENIDLFFAKGLVRNAAEIFTLKDRRPEVQLALAERREEQARAREAASGRVRKNVRSVDERNFEGLDKLFAAIDARRQPELDRFIFALGIRHIGETTAAALARTFGTMEELIRVGKDVAAAADPIAAFPSVDGIGGTVIGALADFFGNERNDDVLEALLRQVQPQPYVLSIATDSQVAGKTVVFTGSLEKMTRSEAKAMAERLGAKVAGSVSAKTDILVAGPGAGSKLKSAQALGVEVISEDEWFERVGG; encoded by the coding sequence TTGCCGCAAAAAGACGTTGTCGATCTGTCCGAGGACGAAGCCCGCATTGAACTGGAGCGGCTGGCGGCCGCTATCGCGGCGGCGGACATTGCCTATCATCAGAATGACGCGCCGGAGATCAGCGACGCCGAATATGACGCGCTGAAACAGCGTAATGACGCGCTAGAAGAGGCGTTTCCGGAACTGGTGCGGGCGGACAGCCCCAAGGGCAAGGTGGGGGCGGCGCCGGCGGAAGGCTTTGCCAAGGTGCGGCATGGCGCGCCCATGCTCAGTCTGGCCAAGGCCTATAGCGATCAGGACGTGGTCGATTTCATCGAGCGCGGGCGGCGGTTTTTCGAGCGGGACAAGGATTTGGAGCTGGCCTTTACCGCCGAGCCCAAGATCGACGGGCTGTCGGCATCGCTGCGCTATGAGAACGGAATCTTCGTGCGGGGCGCCACGCGCGGCGACGGGACGGTGGGCGAGGACATAACCGCCAATCTGCGCACGATCGAGGATATTCCGGAGCGGCTGGCCGGTTCGGGCTGGCCGGAAGTGATCGAAATTCGCGGCGAGGTCTATATGACCTATGCCGAATTCCAGGCGCTGAAACAGCGCTCGGCGGCGATTGGCGGCCAGGATTACGTCAATCCGCGCAATACGGCGGCCGGCTCGCTGCGGCAGAAGGATCCCTCCATCACCGCCAGCCGCAATCTCAAATTCTTCGCCTATGCCTGGGGCCTGGCCAGCAGCGAGCCGGCCGACAGCCAGTTCGGGGCGGTGCAGAAATTCGCCGAATGGGGGTTCAAGGTCAGCCCGCTCATGGTGCGCGCGGCTTCGGCGGACGAGCTGATCGCCCATTACCGGAACATCGAGGCGCAGCGGGCTTCTCTCGGCTATGACATCGACGGGGTGGTCTACAAGGTCGACCGGATCGAGCTGCAAAAGCGCTGGGGCTATGTGACCGGCGAGCCGCGCTGGGCCATCGCCCATAAATTCCCGGCCGAGCAGGCGACGAGCGTGGTGCGGGCCATCGACATCCAGGTGGGCCGGACCGGTACGCTGGCGCCGGTGGCGCGGCTGGAGCCGGTGACGGTCGGCGGCGTGGTGGTGGAGAATGTCACGCTGCACAACGAAGATTACATCAAAGGCGTCGACAGCAAGGGCGAGCCGATCCGCGAGGGGATCGATATAAGGATCGGCGACAGCGTTGTCGTACAACGGGCCGGCGACGTCATTCCGCAGATCGTGCGGGTGGTGCTCGACAAGCGGCCGGAGGGGGCGGTGCCCTATGAATTTCCGCAGACCTGCCCGGTTTGCGGCTCGCCCGCCACGCGGGAGATCAACCCCAAGACCGGCAAGGAGGATTCGCGGCGGCGCTGCACCGGCGAATTGATCTGCCCGGCCCAGGCGGTGGAGGGCTTGCGGCATTTCGTGTCGCGCGGGGCGCTGGATATCGAGGGGCTGGGGGCAGAGAATATCGATCTCTTCTTCGCCAAGGGCCTGGTGCGCAACGCCGCCGAGATTTTCACGCTTAAGGATCGGCGGCCCGAAGTGCAACTGGCGCTGGCCGAGCGGCGCGAGGAGCAGGCCAGGGCCCGCGAGGCCGCTTCGGGCAGGGTGCGCAAGAATGTGCGGAGCGTCGATGAGCGAAATTTCGAGGGACTGGACAAGCTGTTCGCCGCCATCGATGCGCGGCGGCAGCCGGAACTGGACCGGTTCATTTTCGCGCTGGGCATCCGCCATATCGGGGAGACCACGGCGGCGGCGCTGGCGCGCACATTCGGAACGATGGAAGAATTGATCCGCGTCGGCAAGGACGTGGCGGCGGCGGCGGACCCGATCGCGGCATTTCCTTCCGTGGACGGCATAGGCGGCACGGTGATCGGGGCGCTGGCCGATTTTTTCGGCAATGAACGCAATGACGATGTGCTGGAGGCGCTGCTGCGGCAGGTGCAGCCGCAGCCCTATGTGCTCAGCATCGCCACCGACAGCCAGGTGGCGGGCAAGACGGTGGTGTTTACCGGCTCCCTGGAAAAAATGACCCGCTCGGAAGCCAAGGCCATGGCCGAACGGCTGGGGGCCAAGGTGGCCGGCTCGGTGTCGGCGAAAACCGATATTCTGGTCGCCGGCCCCGGCGCCGGATCGAAGCTGAAATCGGCGCAGGCGCTGGGCGTCGAGGTGATCAGCGAGGACGAATGGTTCGAGCGGGTCGGGGGCTGA